The nucleotide sequence TCATGGTCCGCTACACCTCGGGGTACGTCTGCGTGGCGCTGACCGAGTCCGAAGCGGACCGGCTGGACCTGCCCCCGATGTACCACACGAACCAGGACGCGCGCGGGACCGCGTACAGCGTCACGGTCGACGCCGCCGAAGGCATCAGCACCGGCATCTCCGCCGCCGACCGCGCGCACACGATCCGGCTGCTGGCCGACCCGGCGTCCACGGCGAAGGACTTCCGCCGCCCCGGCCACGTCGTGCCGCTGCGGGCCAAGGAAGGCGGCGTGCTGCGCCGGCCGGGGCACACCGAGGCGTCGGTCGACCTGGCCCGGATGGCCGGCCTCGCGCCCGCCGGCGTGCTCTGCGAGATCGTGTCCCAGAAGGACGAAGGCGACATGGCGCGCCGCGACGAGCTCGAGGTGTTCGCCGCCGACCACGACCTGGCGATCATCACCATCGCCGACCTGATCGCCTACCGCCGCCGCACCGAGAAGCAGGTCGAGCGGGTCGCGGAAGCCCGGATCCCGCTGGCCGCGGGCACGTTCCGGGCGGTCGGCTACGACTCCCTGCTGGACGGCATCGAGCACGTCGCGTTCGTCTACGGCGAGATCGGCGACGGCCAGGACATCCTGGTCCGCGTGCACTCCGAGTGCCTCACCGGTGACGTCTTCGGCTCGCTGCGCTGCGACTGCGGCCCGCAGCTGGAGGCGGCCCTGGAAGCGGTGGCCGCCGAAGGCCGCGGCGTCGTGCTCTACATCCGCGGCCACGAGGGCCGCGGCATCGGCCTGCTGCACAAGCTGCAGGCCTACCAGCTGCAGGACGACGGCGCGGACACCGTCGACGCGAACCTCGCGCTCGGCGTCCCGGCCGACGCCCGCGACTACGGCACCGGCGCACAGATCCTCTGCGACCTCGGCGTCCGCACCATGCGGCTGCTGTCGAACAACCCGGCCAAGCGGATCGGCCTGGAGGGCTACGGCCTGCGCGTGACCGGGCGGGTGCCGCTGCCGATTTCGCCGAACCCGGAGAACCTGCGCTACCTGCGGACCAAGCGCGACCGGATGGGCCACGACCTGGCCCAGCTGGAGCACTACGACCAGGTCGGCGCGGCCCCCGAGCACGTCGACGGAGGAACCCTGTGAGCGGCGACGGCCGTCCCGACGTCAAGCTGGACCTCTCCGACTGCAAGTCGCTGAAGCTCGGCATCGTCG is from Amycolatopsis mediterranei and encodes:
- a CDS encoding bifunctional 3,4-dihydroxy-2-butanone-4-phosphate synthase/GTP cyclohydrolase II; protein product: MSETSAVEPEAGWTPCGSGAVFDADAIERAISDIAAGRPVVVVDDEDRENEGDLIFAAEKATPELLAFMVRYTSGYVCVALTESEADRLDLPPMYHTNQDARGTAYSVTVDAAEGISTGISAADRAHTIRLLADPASTAKDFRRPGHVVPLRAKEGGVLRRPGHTEASVDLARMAGLAPAGVLCEIVSQKDEGDMARRDELEVFAADHDLAIITIADLIAYRRRTEKQVERVAEARIPLAAGTFRAVGYDSLLDGIEHVAFVYGEIGDGQDILVRVHSECLTGDVFGSLRCDCGPQLEAALEAVAAEGRGVVLYIRGHEGRGIGLLHKLQAYQLQDDGADTVDANLALGVPADARDYGTGAQILCDLGVRTMRLLSNNPAKRIGLEGYGLRVTGRVPLPISPNPENLRYLRTKRDRMGHDLAQLEHYDQVGAAPEHVDGGTL